A single Carettochelys insculpta isolate YL-2023 chromosome 2, ASM3395843v1, whole genome shotgun sequence DNA region contains:
- the CRH gene encoding corticoliberin, translated as MKLQLLVSAGALLLALLPGHECRVLGKSPASAPLPPRLLPPPPSLPVLLRMGEEYFLRLGSLAQSPAGPGRAALQPLPERSPESPQGLGEGGAGSPPRGAAERERRSEEPPISLDLTFHLLREVLEMARAEQLAQQAHSNRKLMEIIGK; from the coding sequence atgaagctccagctgctggtctCCGCGGGGGCGCTGCTGCTCGCTCTCCTGCCCGGCCACGAGTGCAGAGTCCTCGGCAAGAGCCCCGCCAGCGCCCCGCTGCCGCCCCGGCTGCTCCCGCCGCCGCCCAGCCTGCCGGTGCTGCTCCGCATGGGAGAGGAGTACTTCCTGCGCCTGGGCAGCCTGGCCCAAAGCCCCGCCGGCCCCGGCCGCGCCGCCTTGCAGCCGCTCCCCGAGCGCTCGCCGGAGAGTCCCCAGGGCCTCGGGGAGGGGGGAGCCGGGAGCCCGCCCCGGGGTGccgcagagagagagaggcggtCCGAGGAGCCCCCGATCTCCCTGGATCTGACTTTCCACCTCCTCCGCGAGGTCTTGGAAATGGCCCGCGCCGAGCAGCTGGCGCAGCAGGCTCACAGCAACCGGAAACTGATGGAGATCATCGGCAAGTGA